DNA sequence from the Thermodesulfitimonas autotrophica genome:
TTCGGCCGAATTTTCACCTTCGCTGGGCCTGTGGGCCGAATGGCGGAGGTTTTTTATTTTTGTGCTGATGCTTTCACTAAACTGCTGGCTTTTACTCTTTACTTCTTCCCAGGTCTGGCTGGCCCGTTTTTTTAGACCCCCGTCAACCGGAGTCAGTGATCGGCTTGCCTCATCCGTAACCACAATGATTTCCTTGCCGATGGTCCGGATAAAGGCGCTATCAAGATGGGCCACTCCCTGAACGAAGGCCGGTTTTGCGGGAGCGATTTCGAGCCCGGTGATGGCGCCGGTTACCGTATCGACGAAGTACTCGGTTACGTGACCGAGGATGGCGCCGTTCTCGGCCACGACCTTGGCGCCGGTTACCGCAATCTTTTCTTTGAAAAGGCGGAGAATCTCCGGGAGACTGGCACCTTTGGCCGCCTGTTGGGAACGGTGCAGGGTAACGGCATTAGCGCCGATGCTGTAAACTTGCGGGAAGGGGATAAAGCGCTGTTCCCGGAAAAGGCCGCCTTTTTCAACGATGAGCGCGGCGACGGTTTTCGCTGCGGGATCGACCACCAGGCCGGTTACCCGGCCCACCCGGAGGCCTTCTTCCAGGCTCACCACCGGCATGCCGAGGAGTTCTTTGCTCTTACGCACCCCCGATCCCTCCCTTCGGTAACAAGATATGAGGGAGCGGGCTACGGTATGCCCTTCTGGCGAGACGGACTATCGCGAAAAGAAAGTGACCGGAAATAAAAGG
Encoded proteins:
- a CDS encoding PRC-barrel domain-containing protein is translated as MRKSKELLGMPVVSLEEGLRVGRVTGLVVDPAAKTVAALIVEKGGLFREQRFIPFPQVYSIGANAVTLHRSQQAAKGASLPEILRLFKEKIAVTGAKVVAENGAILGHVTEYFVDTVTGAITGLEIAPAKPAFVQGVAHLDSAFIRTIGKEIIVVTDEASRSLTPVDGGLKKRASQTWEEVKSKSQQFSESISTKIKNLRHSAHRPSEGENSAEPAAKPPGDNQSKSFDTERSS